One part of the Thermanaeromonas sp. C210 genome encodes these proteins:
- a CDS encoding Asp23/Gls24 family envelope stress response protein codes for MEGKALTAPEVATELGSIRIADEVVAIIAGLAATEVEGVAGMSGGIAGGIAEMLGRKNLSKGVKVEVGEKEAAVDIFVIVEYGVRIPEVAVEIQDKVKRAIESMTGLKVVEVNVHVQGVAFQQEKAAEEEPARVR; via the coding sequence ATGGAAGGAAAGGCCCTCACAGCTCCCGAGGTAGCGACGGAACTGGGTTCCATCAGGATTGCCGATGAAGTGGTGGCCATCATCGCCGGGCTGGCGGCGACCGAGGTAGAGGGCGTAGCCGGCATGAGCGGCGGTATAGCCGGCGGAATCGCCGAAATGCTGGGCCGTAAGAACCTCTCCAAGGGCGTCAAGGTAGAAGTAGGAGAAAAGGAAGCGGCGGTAGATATTTTCGTAATCGTAGAGTACGGGGTGCGCATCCCGGAGGTCGCGGTGGAAATCCAGGACAAGGTTAAGCGGGCCATCGAAAGCATGACGGGGTTAAAGGTAGTAGAAGTAAACGTGCACGTCCAGGGAGTCGCCTTCCAGCAGGAGAAAGCGGCGGAAGAAGAGCCGGCCCGGGTGCGCTAA
- the xseB gene encoding exodeoxyribonuclease VII small subunit, which produces MAEEGKLTFEEALARLEAVVQSLEGGDLKLEQALEYYQEGIRLVRFCRQELNRFENKLQVLVAEEDGELEARELELPGAAER; this is translated from the coding sequence TTGGCAGAAGAAGGCAAACTGACCTTCGAAGAGGCTCTGGCCCGCCTGGAAGCTGTGGTCCAGTCCCTGGAAGGTGGGGACTTAAAACTGGAACAGGCGCTAGAGTACTACCAGGAAGGTATCCGGTTGGTGCGCTTTTGCCGCCAGGAGCTCAATCGCTTTGAAAACAAGCTCCAGGTACTGGTGGCCGAAGAGGATGGTGAGCTCGAGGCCCGGGAGCTGGAGCTGCCGGGAGCGGCGGAAAGATGA
- the nusB gene encoding transcription antitermination factor NusB: MSRRKARTAALQALFALDVGRIPEEVALSHVVEENELPPSDAAFTRALVSGVLQNRQRLDELLAKYAIGWEVERMPAVDRNILRLGLYELLYLREEIPASVSINEAIELAKAFSDEEAGPFINGVLDSIRRDLDAGKAEDKATGG, encoded by the coding sequence GTGAGCAGGAGAAAGGCGAGGACGGCGGCTTTACAGGCGCTGTTTGCCCTTGATGTAGGCCGTATTCCGGAGGAAGTGGCCCTGAGCCACGTGGTGGAAGAGAATGAATTGCCGCCTTCGGATGCAGCCTTCACCCGGGCCCTGGTTTCCGGAGTGCTGCAGAACCGGCAACGGCTGGACGAACTCCTGGCGAAATACGCCATTGGGTGGGAAGTCGAGCGCATGCCTGCAGTGGACCGGAATATTCTTCGCCTAGGGCTGTATGAGCTTCTTTACTTGCGCGAGGAGATCCCGGCTTCCGTGTCCATTAACGAGGCCATCGAGCTGGCCAAAGCCTTCAGCGATGAAGAGGCAGGCCCCTTTATTAACGGGGTGCTGGACAGCATCCGCAGGGATCTGGACGCCGGGAAGGCAGAGGACAAGGCCACTGGGGGATAG
- a CDS encoding DUF2273 domain-containing protein gives MDREWLLEMYRQHRGKVWGVGLGLLFGLGVALMGLARTVFIALCIALGYSIGRRIDKGEDPAEWWERFFGRRG, from the coding sequence GTGGATAGGGAGTGGTTGCTTGAAATGTACCGCCAACACCGCGGCAAGGTATGGGGCGTAGGGCTGGGCCTGCTCTTCGGGCTGGGTGTGGCGCTAATGGGCTTAGCCAGGACCGTCTTCATCGCTTTATGCATAGCCCTCGGTTATTCTATCGGCCGCCGGATCGATAAAGGCGAAGATCCGGCCGAGTGGTGGGAGCGCTTCTTTGGCAGGCGCGGCTAG
- the gltA gene encoding NADPH-dependent glutamate synthase codes for MPVSTHKTPMPSQPPGERIRNFAEVALGYTKEMAIQEAERCLQCKKAPCRQGCPVEIDIPAFIGRIKEGDFAGAIEKIKEKNNLPAICGRVCPQENQCEKYCTLAKKGDPVGIGRLERFVADYQLSQGELAPPAPAAPTGFKVAIIGSGPAGLTAAADLARMGHQVTVFEALHVPGGVLMYGIPEFRLPKRIVQREIDYIRRLGVDIRTNAVVGKMVTVDELLENGYDAVFIGTGAGLPHFMGIPGENFLGVYSANEFLTRTNLMKAYLFPEHLTPIKVGRRVAVIGAGNVAMDAARTALRLGAEKSMIVYRRSAEEMPARKEEVEHAKEEGVEFHLLTSPVEIHGDDAGWVTGMTCIRYELGEPDASGRRRPVAIPGSEYHMEVDTVVIAIGQGPNPLVLQTTPGLELTKKGTIAADEETGATSREGVFAGGDIVTGAATVILAMGAGKKAARAIDAYLRQKGEKRNG; via the coding sequence ATGCCGGTAAGCACCCACAAGACTCCCATGCCTTCCCAGCCCCCCGGGGAACGCATCCGCAATTTTGCGGAAGTTGCTTTGGGCTACACGAAGGAAATGGCTATACAGGAAGCAGAACGGTGTCTACAATGTAAGAAAGCTCCCTGCCGCCAGGGATGCCCGGTAGAAATCGATATTCCCGCCTTTATCGGCCGCATCAAGGAGGGAGATTTTGCCGGGGCCATTGAGAAGATCAAAGAAAAGAACAACCTCCCGGCCATTTGCGGCCGCGTGTGTCCCCAGGAAAACCAGTGCGAGAAGTACTGCACCCTGGCCAAAAAGGGCGATCCGGTTGGTATCGGCCGGCTGGAACGCTTTGTGGCGGATTACCAGCTCAGCCAGGGCGAGCTAGCACCGCCGGCTCCCGCGGCTCCCACCGGCTTTAAGGTAGCAATCATCGGTTCGGGGCCGGCCGGGCTGACGGCGGCCGCCGATCTGGCCAGGATGGGCCATCAGGTTACGGTTTTTGAGGCCCTCCACGTACCGGGCGGAGTGCTCATGTACGGTATTCCGGAGTTCCGCCTGCCTAAAAGGATTGTCCAAAGGGAGATCGACTATATCCGGCGCCTGGGGGTAGACATCAGGACTAATGCAGTAGTGGGCAAGATGGTGACTGTGGATGAACTGCTGGAGAACGGGTATGATGCCGTCTTCATCGGAACCGGCGCCGGATTGCCCCACTTCATGGGGATCCCGGGCGAGAATTTCCTGGGGGTATATTCGGCCAACGAGTTTCTCACCCGGACCAACCTGATGAAGGCCTACCTCTTCCCGGAACACTTGACTCCCATTAAAGTGGGCCGTAGGGTGGCGGTCATCGGCGCAGGCAACGTGGCCATGGACGCGGCGCGCACGGCCCTGCGCCTGGGAGCCGAAAAATCCATGATAGTTTACCGCCGTTCGGCCGAGGAAATGCCCGCCAGGAAGGAAGAAGTGGAGCATGCGAAGGAAGAAGGGGTGGAGTTCCACCTATTAACGAGCCCGGTGGAGATTCACGGCGACGATGCAGGCTGGGTTACGGGCATGACCTGCATCCGCTACGAGCTGGGAGAGCCCGATGCCAGCGGACGGAGGCGCCCGGTGGCCATCCCCGGATCCGAATACCATATGGAAGTGGACACCGTGGTGATAGCCATCGGACAGGGCCCCAATCCCCTCGTTTTACAGACGACGCCCGGTCTGGAACTCACCAAGAAAGGGACCATTGCGGCGGACGAAGAGACAGGTGCCACCTCCCGGGAGGGCGTTTTTGCGGGTGGCGATATTGTGACCGGAGCGGCAACGGTTATCCTGGCCATGGGGGCCGGCAAGAAGGCGGCCCGGGCTATTGATGCTTATCTGCGACAAAAGGGGGAGAAAAGGAATGGCTAA
- a CDS encoding sulfide/dihydroorotate dehydrogenase-like FAD/NAD-binding protein, producing the protein MYPIVKKRILAPGIKLLEVKAPDVARKAQAGQFIILRIDEPGERIPLTIADFNRDEGTVTTIFQEVGYTTQQLGRLEEGDTLLDFVGPLGRPTEIENYGRVVCVGGGVGVAPIYPIARALKEAGNEVISIIGARSRELLILEQEMRSVSDELLVSTDDGSYGHKGFVTDLLVKVLQEKKVDRVWGIGPVVMMKAVSEATRPFKVPTIVSMNPIMVDGTGMCGACRVSVGGETKFGCVDGPEFDGHQVDWDLALRRLRMYRDEEARALAFHQEKRGGCQCR; encoded by the coding sequence ATGTACCCTATAGTTAAGAAAAGGATACTGGCTCCGGGCATTAAGCTGTTAGAGGTCAAGGCTCCGGACGTGGCGCGCAAGGCTCAGGCAGGCCAGTTCATTATCTTACGCATTGATGAGCCGGGCGAGCGCATTCCCTTGACCATTGCCGATTTCAATCGAGACGAAGGCACCGTTACCACCATCTTCCAGGAAGTGGGCTACACGACCCAGCAGCTGGGCCGGCTGGAGGAAGGGGATACCCTCCTCGACTTTGTGGGTCCCCTGGGACGTCCCACGGAGATCGAGAATTACGGGCGAGTAGTATGCGTAGGAGGCGGGGTGGGCGTAGCGCCCATCTATCCCATAGCCCGGGCCCTTAAGGAGGCGGGCAACGAGGTCATCTCCATAATAGGCGCCCGTTCCCGAGAACTCTTGATTCTAGAGCAAGAAATGAGAAGTGTATCGGATGAACTCCTGGTATCCACGGACGACGGTTCCTACGGCCACAAGGGTTTTGTGACCGACCTTCTGGTCAAGGTCCTCCAGGAGAAGAAGGTGGACCGGGTTTGGGGGATCGGACCGGTGGTTATGATGAAGGCCGTCTCGGAGGCGACGCGGCCCTTTAAGGTGCCTACTATTGTAAGCATGAATCCCATTATGGTGGACGGTACCGGCATGTGCGGCGCCTGCCGGGTGAGCGTTGGCGGAGAAACCAAGTTCGGCTGTGTAGACGGGCCCGAGTTTGACGGGCACCAGGTGGATTGGGACCTGGCCCTGCGGCGGCTCCGCATGTACAGGGATGAGGAAGCCAGGGCCCTAGCCTTTCACCAGGAGAAAAGGGGTGGTTGTCAATGCCGGTAA
- the folD gene encoding bifunctional methylenetetrahydrofolate dehydrogenase/methenyltetrahydrofolate cyclohydrolase FolD, whose translation MANIIDGKKIAAEVREEVKREVAELKARGVTPGLAVILVGDDPASQVYVRNKHRACEEVGIYSEVHRLAAETSQDALLKLIAQLNNNPKIHGILVQLPLPDHIDEKKVIDAIALNKDVDGFSPANVGNLVIGDECFYPCTPHGCMVLLDKIGVDPRGKKAVVVGRSNIVGKPMAMMLLARHATVTVCHSRTRDLAAECRQADILVAAVGKPELITGDMIKEGAVVIDVGINRMPDGKLVGDVHFESASQKASWITPVPGGVGPMTIAMLLKNTVEAARRA comes from the coding sequence ATGGCTAATATCATCGACGGCAAAAAAATAGCCGCGGAGGTGCGGGAAGAGGTTAAACGTGAGGTGGCCGAGCTAAAGGCCAGGGGAGTCACTCCCGGGCTGGCCGTGATTCTGGTGGGCGACGACCCGGCCTCCCAGGTATACGTGCGCAACAAGCACCGGGCATGCGAAGAAGTGGGGATTTATTCGGAGGTTCATCGGCTGGCGGCCGAGACCAGCCAGGACGCGCTCCTCAAGCTCATAGCCCAGCTGAACAACAATCCGAAGATCCACGGTATTCTGGTTCAGTTGCCCTTGCCGGACCACATAGACGAGAAAAAGGTCATCGACGCCATTGCCCTCAACAAAGACGTGGACGGCTTTAGCCCGGCCAATGTGGGCAATCTGGTCATCGGCGATGAGTGCTTTTACCCGTGTACTCCCCATGGCTGCATGGTTCTCCTGGATAAAATCGGAGTGGATCCCCGCGGTAAGAAGGCGGTGGTGGTGGGCCGCAGCAACATTGTAGGCAAACCCATGGCCATGATGCTTCTGGCCCGTCACGCCACGGTCACCGTCTGCCACTCCCGCACCAGGGATCTGGCTGCGGAGTGCCGGCAGGCCGACATACTGGTGGCCGCCGTGGGCAAGCCCGAGCTCATAACGGGCGACATGATTAAGGAGGGCGCCGTGGTTATCGACGTGGGCATTAACCGCATGCCGGATGGAAAACTGGTGGGCGACGTGCACTTTGAGAGCGCCAGTCAGAAAGCCTCCTGGATTACCCCCGTTCCCGGGGGTGTAGGCCCCATGACCATTGCCATGCTCCTCAAGAATACGGTGGAGGCCGCCAGGCGGGCGTGA
- the xseA gene encoding exodeoxyribonuclease VII large subunit — MIVRQRVLSVSELTSHIKGLLDGDGSLANVWVKGEISNLKWHSSGHLYFSLKDRAATLRCVMFQSRCRALRFRPENGGQAVARGYVSVYERDGLYQLYVQDLFPAGIGVLEMALQELKKRLEREGLFDERRKRPLPRLPRRVGVVTSLNGAAWRDIVTVIRRRYPGMGIVLAPASVQGETAAAEIVAALEKLNRWGQVDVIIVGRGGGSAEDLSAFNTEAVARAIYASRIPVIAAVGHETDYTIADLVADRRAPTPSAAAEMAVPVRTELEREILNLYGRLRRSMFQRVGYLKEKVEHLARSRGLARPQHEIYWRQQYVDGLEQRLVQAWQGNWQEKVRHMELLITRLEAASPLTVLARGYAVCRRASGGTVIRSGREVQAGEKVEVILHRGALQCVVEEVEGELSWQKKAN; from the coding sequence GTGATAGTACGGCAGCGCGTCTTAAGCGTCAGCGAGCTTACCTCCCATATAAAGGGCCTCCTGGACGGTGACGGCTCCCTGGCCAACGTGTGGGTCAAGGGCGAGATCTCGAACTTGAAGTGGCACTCATCCGGCCATCTCTACTTCAGCCTCAAGGACAGGGCGGCGACCCTCCGGTGCGTCATGTTCCAGAGCCGTTGCCGTGCTTTGAGGTTCAGGCCGGAAAACGGTGGCCAGGCCGTGGCGCGGGGCTATGTGTCCGTTTACGAGCGCGACGGCCTGTACCAGCTCTACGTCCAGGACCTCTTCCCGGCAGGGATAGGAGTCCTGGAGATGGCCCTCCAGGAGCTGAAGAAACGCCTGGAAAGGGAGGGGCTCTTTGACGAAAGGCGCAAGCGCCCCCTTCCCCGGCTTCCCCGCCGGGTAGGGGTGGTAACCTCCCTAAACGGTGCGGCCTGGCGGGATATCGTAACAGTAATCCGGCGCCGTTATCCCGGGATGGGCATCGTCCTGGCCCCGGCCTCGGTACAGGGTGAAACGGCGGCGGCGGAAATTGTGGCCGCCCTGGAAAAGTTAAATCGCTGGGGACAGGTGGATGTTATTATAGTCGGGCGGGGAGGCGGTTCGGCGGAAGACCTGTCGGCCTTTAACACCGAGGCCGTGGCCCGGGCCATTTACGCCTCCCGCATCCCGGTTATTGCCGCCGTCGGACACGAAACAGATTATACCATCGCGGACCTGGTGGCGGACCGGAGAGCTCCGACCCCTTCGGCTGCCGCCGAAATGGCCGTGCCGGTGCGGACGGAGCTGGAACGGGAAATCCTGAACCTCTACGGCCGCCTCCGGCGGAGCATGTTCCAGCGGGTGGGCTACCTAAAAGAAAAGGTAGAGCACCTGGCCAGAAGCCGCGGCCTGGCCCGGCCGCAGCATGAAATTTACTGGCGCCAGCAGTATGTGGACGGCCTGGAGCAACGCCTTGTACAAGCATGGCAGGGCAACTGGCAGGAAAAGGTGCGGCACATGGAACTGCTGATAACGCGCCTGGAAGCGGCCAGCCCCTTAACCGTCCTGGCAAGGGGCTACGCCGTGTGCCGGCGCGCTTCCGGCGGGACGGTAATACGCTCCGGCCGGGAAGTGCAGGCCGGGGAGAAGGTGGAGGTAATCCTGCACAGGGGCGCCCTGCAGTGTGTAGTAGAAGAAGTGGAGGGGGAATTGAGTTGGCAGAAGAAGGCAAACTGA
- a CDS encoding MFS transporter produces the protein MKKNKRFLYLLSLGHLMTDVNQGLLPIFLPIYKEVLGLSFTAAGLVSLMSFISSSVIQPLFGFWSDRRASRWLIPAGCLVAALGMALAGWAPNYVALVASVFLSGLGVAAYHPEASKTAHYLSDQHRATSMAVFSVGGNLGFALGPVVAAWLLAHGGLKASPLLVIPAGLLSLLLWSQLPSLGRAVAGPYSGEEEAALSGEPSEAKDSNFKALLLLLVIVVIRSWLQAGLTNYIPFYYINYLQGDPSYSSMLLTVFLLAGALGTLVGGRIADRWGCKNMILVSLALMVPIVLLFPHTGGPWLFVLLALGGFTLVSTFAPTIVLAQNLMPGHVGMASGLIMGFAIGTGGIGLVIIGAVADALGVPAALASMALIPALGFALTLFLPDDARERRLSQAL, from the coding sequence ATGAAAAAAAATAAGAGATTCCTCTATCTCCTTAGCCTAGGCCATCTGATGACCGATGTCAACCAAGGTTTATTGCCCATTTTCCTCCCTATCTACAAAGAGGTCCTGGGCCTGTCCTTTACGGCAGCCGGACTGGTTTCCCTAATGTCCTTTATCAGCTCGTCGGTCATCCAGCCCCTTTTCGGGTTCTGGTCCGACCGGAGGGCCAGCCGCTGGCTCATCCCCGCCGGGTGCCTGGTAGCCGCCCTGGGAATGGCCCTGGCCGGGTGGGCTCCTAATTATGTGGCCCTGGTTGCCTCCGTATTTCTGAGCGGCCTGGGGGTGGCTGCCTATCACCCGGAGGCCTCCAAAACAGCCCACTATTTGAGCGACCAGCACCGGGCCACCTCCATGGCCGTTTTTTCAGTGGGTGGAAACCTGGGGTTCGCCCTGGGACCGGTGGTGGCCGCCTGGCTTCTGGCCCACGGAGGGCTCAAGGCCTCTCCCTTGCTGGTGATACCCGCGGGCCTCCTTTCCCTGCTGCTGTGGAGCCAGCTCCCCTCCTTGGGCCGGGCCGTAGCCGGCCCTTACTCCGGAGAGGAGGAAGCGGCGTTATCCGGAGAGCCCTCCGAAGCAAAGGATTCCAACTTTAAGGCCCTGCTCTTATTACTGGTGATAGTAGTTATACGTTCCTGGCTGCAAGCCGGCCTGACCAACTACATTCCCTTTTATTATATAAATTACCTGCAGGGTGACCCCTCCTACTCTAGCATGCTCTTAACCGTGTTCCTCCTGGCAGGCGCCCTCGGCACCCTGGTGGGCGGCAGGATCGCCGACCGATGGGGGTGCAAAAATATGATTCTCGTTTCCCTGGCCCTCATGGTACCCATTGTTCTTCTCTTCCCCCATACCGGAGGCCCGTGGCTGTTCGTCCTCCTAGCTCTGGGAGGTTTCACTCTGGTCTCTACCTTTGCTCCCACCATCGTCCTGGCCCAAAACCTCATGCCGGGCCACGTCGGCATGGCTTCGGGCTTAATAATGGGCTTCGCCATCGGAACCGGCGGCATAGGCCTGGTCATCATAGGGGCCGTAGCGGACGCTCTGGGAGTCCCTGCTGCCCTTGCCTCTATGGCGTTGATACCCGCCCTGGGCTTCGCCCTCACCCTGTTCCTGCCGGACGATGCCCGGGAAAGGAGATTAAGCCAAGCCCTCTAG
- a CDS encoding O-sialoglycoprotein endopeptidase, whose translation MVVLGIDTSCYTTSVALVDEKKQVLFEHRQLLRVPEGEGGLQQSMAVFQHINNLPAIIEGALKAVPPGRIRGVAAAVKPRPVTGSYMPVFVVASGHGRVLAASLGVPFWPTTHQEGHLKAGLWSAGWQPQGAFIAVHLSGGTSEVLVVTPRTGSFTIERVGGTTDLHAGQLVDRVGLKLGLPFPAGPHLERLARMVGPDDEPVNLPSAVRGYDFSFSGPASHAERLIRHGAPPAAVARAVERCIANTLEKVLRPLVEETSYRDILIVGGVAANKFLRERLRRRLEHRAVGAVLHFAAAEYSADNAVGVALLGLEGLA comes from the coding sequence ATGGTCGTATTGGGGATAGACACGAGCTGCTATACCACTTCTGTGGCTCTGGTGGATGAAAAGAAACAAGTGCTCTTCGAACACCGCCAGCTGTTGCGGGTCCCCGAAGGGGAAGGCGGACTGCAACAGTCCATGGCGGTGTTTCAGCATATAAATAACCTGCCGGCCATCATAGAAGGGGCCCTTAAGGCTGTACCGCCCGGCCGCATCAGAGGAGTGGCGGCCGCCGTTAAACCGCGACCGGTGACCGGGTCCTACATGCCGGTGTTCGTAGTCGCTTCCGGCCACGGCCGGGTGCTGGCCGCGTCCCTGGGAGTGCCCTTCTGGCCGACCACCCACCAGGAAGGGCATCTGAAGGCGGGCCTCTGGTCTGCGGGTTGGCAGCCCCAGGGGGCCTTCATTGCCGTCCACCTGTCCGGCGGCACCTCAGAAGTATTAGTGGTGACCCCTCGAACGGGTTCCTTTACCATTGAGAGGGTGGGGGGTACCACCGACCTGCATGCCGGTCAGCTGGTGGACCGGGTAGGCTTGAAGTTGGGTTTGCCCTTCCCGGCCGGCCCACATCTGGAACGCCTGGCCCGGATGGTGGGGCCTGATGATGAGCCTGTCAACCTGCCTTCGGCGGTAAGGGGGTATGATTTCAGCTTTTCCGGTCCTGCTTCCCATGCGGAACGCCTCATCCGGCATGGAGCGCCTCCGGCGGCCGTGGCCCGGGCGGTGGAAAGGTGCATTGCCAATACCCTCGAGAAGGTGCTGCGGCCCCTGGTAGAAGAAACCAGCTACCGGGATATTCTAATTGTCGGCGGCGTGGCGGCCAACAAGTTTTTGCGGGAGCGCCTGCGCCGCCGCCTGGAACACAGGGCCGTGGGGGCCGTCCTGCACTTTGCCGCCGCCGAATACAGCGCGGATAATGCCGTGGGAGTGGCCCTTTTAGGTCTAGAGGGCTTGGCTTAA
- a CDS encoding polyprenyl synthetase family protein, with translation MNLEAYLSQRRRLIEEALKANLPGPQSYPPLIHQAMHYSLLAGGKRLRPILVLAAGEAVGYPAEGLLPAACAVEFLHTYSLIHDDLPSMDNDDYRRGRLTCHKVYGEAIAILAGDALLTEAFGLLARQVEAGSTPEATVAAVKELALAAGSRGLVGGQVVDLLAEEEEPDPRLVDYIHRHKTGSLIRACLRLGGILGGATDEQLEKLTRYGEDVGLAFQIVDDLLDILGDTAQTGKPVGSDLKKKKVTYPACFGLEESRRRAWELAERARRTAEELGERAWPLAALAHYVVDRQS, from the coding sequence ATGAACCTGGAAGCGTATTTATCCCAGCGCCGACGGCTTATCGAGGAAGCCCTTAAGGCCAATTTGCCCGGCCCCCAATCTTATCCCCCTCTGATTCACCAGGCCATGCACTATAGCCTGCTGGCGGGAGGGAAGAGGCTGCGGCCCATTCTTGTGCTGGCGGCTGGAGAGGCGGTGGGCTATCCCGCCGAGGGACTGCTGCCGGCGGCCTGCGCAGTGGAATTCCTCCATACCTATTCCCTCATCCACGACGATCTGCCCTCCATGGATAACGATGACTACCGGCGCGGGCGGTTGACCTGCCATAAAGTATACGGGGAAGCCATAGCCATTCTGGCCGGAGACGCCCTTTTGACGGAAGCCTTTGGGCTGCTGGCCAGGCAGGTGGAAGCCGGCAGCACCCCGGAAGCGACGGTGGCGGCCGTTAAGGAGTTAGCCCTCGCGGCGGGTAGCCGGGGCCTGGTGGGCGGCCAGGTGGTAGACTTGCTGGCCGAGGAGGAGGAGCCCGATCCCCGGCTGGTGGATTACATCCACCGCCACAAGACCGGCAGCCTCATCCGGGCCTGCCTCCGGCTGGGGGGCATCCTGGGCGGGGCCACTGACGAACAATTGGAAAAGCTGACCAGATACGGCGAAGACGTAGGACTGGCCTTTCAAATCGTGGACGATCTCCTGGACATCCTGGGGGACACGGCGCAAACGGGGAAGCCCGTTGGCAGTGACTTAAAAAAGAAAAAGGTTACGTACCCGGCCTGTTTCGGTCTGGAAGAGTCCCGGCGTCGGGCGTGGGAACTGGCCGAACGGGCGAGGAGGACGGCCGAAGAACTCGGGGAGAGGGCGTGGCCCCTGGCCGCCTTGGCGCACTATGTGGTGGATCGCCAGAGCTAG
- the amaP gene encoding alkaline shock response membrane anchor protein AmaP, with the protein MPLHERALLALYSLITAALTLILLGITAGWRAPLYWYEFSLTNLEYRVAGGFAAAVMLGLSLRFLVVSLQRKAPRVEQALICRGEAGDVTISLAALENLVVRAARQVKGIREVKPRLKILPEGVMVTLEVQVLPDQNLPGMAQNLQERVRNYVTEVTGLESPEVRVLINGVWQEPIRRVE; encoded by the coding sequence GTGCCGTTGCACGAACGGGCGCTTCTCGCCCTTTACTCCCTGATAACCGCTGCACTTACCCTCATCCTCTTGGGCATAACTGCGGGTTGGAGGGCGCCCCTTTATTGGTATGAATTCAGTCTTACTAACCTCGAGTACCGCGTGGCCGGCGGGTTTGCCGCGGCGGTCATGCTGGGACTTTCATTACGCTTTTTGGTGGTCAGCCTGCAGAGGAAGGCTCCGAGAGTAGAACAGGCTCTGATTTGCCGGGGTGAGGCCGGGGATGTAACCATTTCCCTGGCTGCCCTGGAAAATTTAGTAGTACGCGCGGCACGTCAGGTAAAGGGTATCCGGGAAGTAAAGCCGCGCCTTAAAATTTTACCGGAAGGTGTTATGGTGACGCTGGAAGTGCAGGTCCTCCCTGACCAGAACCTGCCCGGCATGGCCCAGAACCTCCAGGAAAGGGTGCGGAACTATGTAACCGAGGTAACCGGCCTGGAAAGCCCGGAAGTCCGCGTCCTGATTAACGGAGTCTGGCAGGAGCCCATTAGACGGGTGGAGTAG